The following proteins come from a genomic window of Limosilactobacillus reuteri:
- the rplW gene encoding 50S ribosomal protein L23, translating to MEARDIILRPVVTEASMAGMDNKRYTFDVDLRATKTQVKNAVEEIFDVKVVKVNIMNVKGKLKRQGRYEGYTKRRRKAIVTLSADSNEIKLFNDNNEN from the coding sequence ATGGAAGCACGCGACATTATTTTACGTCCAGTAGTTACTGAAGCTTCAATGGCTGGTATGGACAACAAGCGTTACACTTTTGATGTTGATTTACGAGCAACTAAGACACAAGTTAAAAATGCTGTTGAAGAAATTTTTGACGTTAAAGTTGTAAAAGTCAACATTATGAATGTAAAGGGCAAGTTAAAGCGCCAAGGTCGTTATGAAGGATACACTAAGCGTCGTCGTAAGGCTATTGTTACTTTATCTGCCGACTCAAATGAAATTAAGTTGTTTAACGACAACAACGAAAACTAA
- the rplC gene encoding 50S ribosomal protein L3, producing the protein MTKGILGKKVGMTQVFTDNGELVPVTVIDVTPNVVMQIKTVENDGYSAVQLGFDDKREVLSNKPEQGHAAKANTTPKRFIGEIRDAELGDIKVGDEVKADVFAEGETVDVTGTTKGHGYQGNIHKDNQSRGPMAHGSRYHRRPGSLGAIINRVFKGMKLPGRMGGKTVTMQHLQVVKVDLDNNVLLIKGNVPGANKSYVTIKNSVKANTKKSLSKQHNK; encoded by the coding sequence ATGACCAAAGGAATCTTAGGTAAAAAGGTTGGAATGACTCAAGTATTCACTGATAATGGTGAATTAGTTCCAGTTACTGTTATCGATGTTACACCAAACGTTGTAATGCAAATTAAGACCGTTGAAAATGATGGTTACAGTGCTGTACAACTTGGTTTTGATGACAAGCGGGAAGTTTTGAGCAACAAACCTGAACAAGGTCATGCAGCAAAAGCAAACACGACCCCTAAGCGCTTCATCGGTGAAATCCGCGACGCTGAATTAGGGGACATTAAAGTCGGAGACGAAGTTAAGGCTGACGTTTTCGCAGAAGGTGAAACTGTCGACGTTACGGGTACTACCAAGGGTCATGGTTACCAAGGTAACATCCATAAGGATAACCAATCTCGTGGACCTATGGCACACGGTTCCCGTTACCACCGTCGTCCTGGTTCATTGGGTGCTATTATCAACCGGGTTTTCAAGGGTATGAAACTTCCTGGTCGTATGGGTGGCAAGACTGTTACCATGCAACACTTACAAGTTGTTAAAGTTGATCTTGACAACAACGTATTACTCATTAAGGGTAATGTTCCTGGTGCAAACAAGTCTTACGTAACTATTAAGAACTCAGTTAAGGCTAACACTAAGAAGAGCCTTAGCAAACAACACAATAAATAA
- the rplD gene encoding 50S ribosomal protein L4: protein MTSVNSYKQDGSQNGTVELNDAVFGVEPNENVVFDAILRQRASLHQGTHAVKNRSAVSGGGKKPWRQKGTGRARQGSIRSPQFRGGGIVFGPTPRSYKYSLPRKVRQLAIKSALSQKVLDNSFVVVDALNFDAPKTKEFADVMGNLNVAEKTLVVVTDDDKNAALSARNLANATVVTPAGVNILNVVDNQKIVITKSALSQVEEVLA, encoded by the coding sequence ATGACTAGCGTTAATTCGTATAAACAAGATGGTAGCCAAAACGGTACTGTTGAATTAAACGATGCAGTATTTGGTGTTGAACCAAATGAAAATGTTGTATTTGATGCAATTTTGCGTCAACGTGCCTCATTACATCAAGGTACACATGCTGTAAAGAATCGTTCTGCAGTTAGCGGCGGTGGTAAAAAGCCATGGCGTCAAAAGGGTACTGGTCGTGCTCGTCAAGGTTCTATCCGTTCTCCACAATTCCGTGGTGGTGGTATTGTTTTTGGACCTACTCCACGCTCATATAAGTACAGCCTTCCTCGTAAGGTTCGTCAACTTGCAATCAAGTCTGCTCTTTCTCAAAAGGTTCTTGATAACAGCTTTGTAGTAGTTGATGCATTAAACTTTGATGCACCAAAGACAAAAGAATTTGCTGATGTTATGGGTAACTTAAACGTTGCTGAAAAGACATTAGTTGTTGTTACTGATGATGACAAGAATGCTGCTTTATCAGCACGCAACTTAGCTAATGCGACAGTTGTTACCCCAGCAGGTGTTAACATCTTAAACGTTGTTGATAACCAAAAGATTGTTATCACTAAGTCAGCTCTTTCTCAAGTAGAGGAGGTGCTCGCATAA
- the fusA gene encoding elongation factor G, producing MANKREYPLTKTRNIGIMAHIDAGKTTATERILYYTGKIHKIGETHDGASQMDWMDEEKERGITITSAATTAVWNDHRINIIDTPGHVDFTVEVERSLRVLDGAVTVLDAQAGVEPQTETVWRQADDFDVPRIVFANKMDKVGANFDYSVQTIKDRLNVTPLPIQMPIGAEDDFVGLVDLVKMVAYVYDEDKLGTNWDTVEIPDDMKEEAQKRHDEMVETLADIDDNLMEKYLEGEEISVDEIKAAIRKGTLEEKIFPVLAGSAYKDKGIQMMLDAVIDYLPSPLDVKPFVAHDAEGNEVELTAGDNKPFAALAFKIATDPFVGRLTFLRVYTGSLQSGSYVLNATKDKRERVGRLLQMHSNQQQEIPEVFSGDIAAAIGLKNTTTGDSLTDPDNPLQLESMDFPEPVIQVSVEPKSKADQDKMDKGLQKLAEEDPTFKAETNPETGETLIAGMGELHLDIIVERLRREFHAEVTVGKPQVSYREAFTKQASAQGKFVRQSGGKGQYGDVWIEFTPLKEGEGFEFEDAIAGGVVPREFIPAVEQGLKEAMQNGVLAGYPLVDMHAKLYDGSYHEVDSSEAAFKVAASLALKNAAKKADPVILEPIVKVDIVVPQDNMGDVMGQVTARRGTIDGMEERGNAQLIHSFVPLSEMFGYATALRSATQGRGTFTMTFDHYSAVPKSVQEDIIKKNGGNN from the coding sequence ATGGCTAATAAACGTGAATACCCACTTACTAAAACTCGTAACATCGGTATCATGGCACACATCGATGCTGGTAAGACGACTGCAACTGAGCGGATTCTTTACTATACTGGTAAGATCCACAAGATTGGTGAAACCCATGATGGTGCTTCACAAATGGACTGGATGGATGAAGAAAAGGAACGTGGTATCACTATTACTTCTGCAGCTACAACTGCTGTTTGGAATGACCACCGTATCAACATTATTGATACCCCAGGACACGTGGACTTCACTGTCGAAGTTGAACGTTCACTTCGGGTTCTTGATGGTGCCGTAACCGTTCTTGATGCGCAAGCTGGTGTTGAACCACAAACTGAAACCGTTTGGCGTCAAGCTGACGATTTTGATGTTCCTCGGATTGTTTTTGCTAACAAGATGGACAAGGTTGGGGCTAACTTTGATTATTCTGTTCAAACTATTAAAGACCGTTTGAATGTTACTCCTCTTCCTATTCAAATGCCAATTGGTGCTGAAGATGATTTTGTCGGTTTGGTTGACCTAGTTAAGATGGTTGCCTATGTTTATGATGAAGATAAGCTTGGTACTAACTGGGATACTGTTGAAATTCCTGATGATATGAAAGAAGAAGCTCAAAAGCGTCATGATGAAATGGTTGAAACATTAGCTGATATTGACGATAACTTAATGGAAAAGTACCTTGAAGGTGAAGAAATTTCTGTTGACGAAATCAAAGCAGCTATTCGTAAGGGTACTTTGGAAGAAAAAATCTTCCCTGTATTAGCTGGTTCAGCTTACAAAGATAAGGGTATCCAAATGATGCTTGATGCTGTTATCGATTACTTACCATCACCACTTGATGTTAAGCCTTTCGTTGCACATGATGCTGAAGGAAATGAAGTCGAATTAACTGCTGGAGACAACAAGCCTTTTGCTGCTTTAGCATTTAAGATTGCTACTGACCCATTTGTTGGTCGTTTAACATTCTTACGTGTTTACACTGGTTCACTTCAATCAGGTTCATACGTACTTAATGCAACTAAGGATAAGCGTGAACGTGTTGGTCGTTTACTTCAAATGCACTCTAACCAACAACAAGAAATTCCAGAAGTGTTCTCTGGTGATATTGCTGCCGCTATCGGTTTGAAGAATACTACTACTGGTGATTCTTTAACTGATCCTGACAACCCACTTCAACTTGAATCAATGGACTTCCCAGAACCAGTTATTCAAGTTTCTGTTGAACCTAAGTCTAAGGCTGATCAAGACAAGATGGACAAGGGACTTCAAAAGCTTGCTGAAGAAGATCCAACTTTCAAAGCTGAAACAAACCCTGAAACTGGTGAAACATTAATCGCTGGTATGGGTGAATTGCATTTAGACATCATTGTTGAACGTCTTCGTCGGGAATTCCATGCTGAAGTTACTGTTGGTAAGCCACAAGTTTCCTACCGTGAAGCATTTACTAAGCAAGCAAGTGCTCAAGGTAAGTTCGTTCGTCAATCTGGTGGTAAAGGTCAATACGGTGATGTATGGATCGAATTTACACCACTTAAAGAAGGGGAAGGATTCGAATTTGAAGATGCCATTGCTGGTGGTGTTGTTCCTCGTGAATTTATCCCTGCTGTTGAACAAGGATTAAAGGAAGCCATGCAAAATGGTGTTCTTGCAGGTTACCCACTTGTTGACATGCATGCTAAGCTTTATGATGGTAGTTACCACGAAGTCGACTCTAGTGAAGCTGCCTTTAAGGTTGCTGCATCATTAGCACTTAAGAACGCTGCTAAGAAGGCTGATCCTGTTATCCTTGAACCAATTGTGAAGGTTGACATTGTTGTACCACAAGACAACATGGGTGATGTTATGGGTCAAGTAACAGCTCGTCGTGGTACCATTGATGGTATGGAAGAACGTGGTAATGCTCAATTAATTCACTCATTTGTTCCACTTTCTGAAATGTTTGGATACGCTACTGCATTACGTTCAGCAACTCAAGGTCGTGGTACCTTCACTATGACTTTCGATCACTACTCAGCTGTTCCTAAGTCTGTTCAAGAAGATATTATTAAGAAAAACGGTGGCAATAACTAA
- a CDS encoding DUF998 domain-containing protein yields the protein MAKKYQIEIPDSAFKKTDFSTNEELSLSVNHKQINIRPINVSDQLPKINIFWYVIPSIILAAIFLIFFSARNINTVPITGDDYSIANGALILGVCSGILSFLITFIITKILGKGPSKDFHWRSLPTITIACGLIIAFSLSAIFWLFGQMFKDARFDVYTATAFIFVIIAAINYIMINLALTLSSGVITNLLTIMIIGGMLFSMLTNSKRDWWRYNFSFLGTAKNSTNLQFNVTLIFTGLLMIALVDYLFVNIQRRYHGYKIQVLRWLLIMLAICIVSIGLFPNNPEFHVLHDRISMWLVYIMLILIVVIRWVLPEVTKQFLVISYTIGAVMSIEYIVFKLTDYLSLTAFELFEFGLAFSWLLLLLQNIENLAQFGQNLFVVKLKPVKEDTN from the coding sequence TTGGCAAAAAAATATCAGATAGAAATTCCTGACTCAGCATTTAAAAAGACAGATTTCTCTACGAATGAAGAACTTTCGCTTAGTGTTAATCATAAGCAAATTAACATCCGTCCAATAAATGTGAGTGATCAACTACCTAAAATTAATATTTTCTGGTATGTGATTCCTTCAATTATTTTAGCTGCAATATTTTTAATTTTTTTTAGCGCTAGAAACATTAACACAGTCCCGATAACAGGTGATGATTATTCCATTGCTAATGGTGCTTTAATCCTAGGGGTGTGTAGTGGGATTCTATCGTTTTTAATAACTTTTATTATTACTAAAATTCTTGGAAAAGGGCCTAGCAAAGATTTTCATTGGCGAAGTTTGCCAACAATTACGATTGCTTGTGGACTAATCATTGCATTTTCGCTATCCGCAATTTTTTGGCTGTTCGGTCAGATGTTTAAAGATGCGCGGTTTGATGTTTATACGGCAACTGCTTTTATATTTGTAATTATTGCAGCAATAAACTATATTATGATTAATTTGGCGTTAACATTATCGTCTGGAGTTATCACTAATTTATTAACAATAATGATCATTGGTGGAATGCTTTTTTCCATGTTGACAAATTCTAAAAGAGACTGGTGGCGTTATAATTTCAGTTTCTTAGGAACTGCGAAGAATTCAACAAATCTGCAATTTAATGTAACATTGATTTTTACCGGATTATTAATGATTGCTTTAGTTGATTATTTGTTTGTAAATATTCAGCGTCGGTATCACGGCTATAAAATTCAAGTATTGCGGTGGCTGTTAATTATGTTAGCGATATGCATTGTTTCTATTGGTCTTTTTCCGAATAATCCAGAATTTCACGTGTTACATGATAGAATTTCAATGTGGCTTGTTTACATTATGTTAATTCTAATTGTAGTTATTAGGTGGGTTTTACCCGAAGTCACTAAACAATTTTTGGTAATTTCTTATACAATTGGGGCCGTAATGAGTATCGAATATATTGTTTTTAAGTTAACTGACTATCTTTCTTTAACAGCATTTGAGTTGTTTGAATTTGGCTTGGCTTTTTCTTGGTTACTTTTATTACTACAAAACATTGAAAATCTCGCTCAATTTGGGCAAAACCTATTTGTAGTAAAACTGAAGCCGGTAAAAGAGGATACTAATTAA
- a CDS encoding A24 family peptidase, which produces MLFLSFLFGASVASFITSCSYRLGNNHSLTIPQRSYCDNCHSILRWWHLIPIFSFIILRGQCFYCKQKISLYLPVIEFLSGVAFTTFIIYEPIHDLIIILFLTSLIFLISTDLFSHVIYSYSLLGLFPIALLSIPQNYFYNFIFACILAVSLLLFATFTKTLGIGDIEFLFVICLIWGWYQTLLIIQWSSLIMLFLFLFTRKNKLPFIPALAFTTILCLFIQGC; this is translated from the coding sequence ATGTTATTTTTATCATTTTTATTTGGTGCTTCTGTAGCTTCATTCATTACTTCTTGTAGCTATCGTCTTGGCAATAATCACTCTTTAACCATTCCTCAACGTTCATATTGTGACAATTGTCATTCTATTTTACGCTGGTGGCATCTTATCCCTATTTTTAGTTTTATTATCCTTCGCGGTCAATGTTTTTATTGTAAACAAAAAATTAGTTTATATCTGCCAGTAATTGAATTTTTATCTGGAGTTGCTTTCACTACTTTCATCATCTATGAACCTATTCATGACTTAATCATTATTCTATTTCTCACTAGCTTAATTTTTTTGATTTCTACTGATTTGTTTAGTCATGTAATCTATTCTTATTCATTATTGGGATTGTTTCCTATTGCGTTGCTGTCTATTCCGCAAAATTATTTTTATAATTTTATTTTTGCCTGTATTCTAGCAGTCAGTTTACTATTGTTCGCTACTTTTACTAAGACACTAGGGATTGGTGACATTGAATTTTTATTTGTAATCTGTCTGATATGGGGATGGTATCAAACTCTTTTAATTATCCAATGGAGTTCTTTAATCATGCTATTTCTCTTTTTATTCACAAGGAAAAACAAACTACCATTCATCCCAGCCCTAGCCTTCACTACTATCTTGTGTCTTTTTATTCAAGGTTGTTAA
- the rpsJ gene encoding 30S ribosomal protein S10, with product MAKQKIRIRLKAYEHRVLDQSADKIVETAKRTGAQISGPIPLPTERTIYTVIRSPHKFKKSREQFEMRTHKRLIDIVDPTPKTVDSLMKLDLPSGVDIEIKL from the coding sequence ATGGCAAAACAAAAGATTCGTATTCGGTTAAAGGCTTATGAACACCGTGTTTTAGATCAATCTGCTGATAAGATTGTTGAAACCGCTAAGCGGACAGGTGCTCAAATTTCAGGTCCTATTCCGTTACCAACTGAACGGACTATCTACACTGTTATCCGTTCACCACACAAATTTAAGAAGTCACGGGAGCAATTCGAAATGCGCACACACAAGCGTTTAATCGACATTGTTGACCCAACACCTAAGACCGTTGATTCATTAATGAAACTCGATCTTCCTAGTGGTGTTGACATTGAAATTAAGCTTTAA
- a CDS encoding helix-turn-helix domain-containing protein translates to MKVAAVKDYLSGEYTNQEILKRYQIRNISQLRQWVISYNNDKLIVNQSTRKRVRKMGRKVTFDEKKQIVQWTIEHGNNYKSAAEKYEVSYQRVYSWVRKYQKGHDWTALKDNRGRNKGKEPTNELERLRRKVRELEARDREREVQIAFAKKLVEIQNREVKRPDDIKRFRK, encoded by the coding sequence ATAAAGGTAGCAGCAGTAAAAGACTATCTTTCAGGCGAATATACGAATCAGGAGATCCTTAAGCGGTATCAAATTAGAAATATTTCTCAGCTACGTCAGTGGGTTATCAGTTACAATAATGACAAACTTATCGTTAATCAATCAACGAGAAAGCGAGTCAGAAAAATGGGACGTAAAGTAACCTTTGATGAGAAAAAGCAAATTGTCCAATGGACAATTGAACATGGAAATAATTATAAGTCAGCCGCTGAGAAATATGAGGTTAGTTACCAGCGAGTTTATTCTTGGGTACGAAAGTACCAGAAAGGCCATGATTGGACTGCCTTAAAAGATAATCGTGGGCGCAACAAAGGTAAAGAACCAACTAATGAATTAGAACGCTTAAGGAGGAAGGTTCGTGAGCTGGAGGCTCGTGATCGAGAACGGGAGGTGCAAATAGCCTTTGCAAAAAAATTAGTTGAAATACAAAATCGGGAGGTGAAACGACCGGACGATATCAAGCGATTCAGGAAATGA
- the rpsG gene encoding 30S ribosomal protein S7: MPRKGHVQKREILPDPMYNSKLVTSLIDHLMIDGKRGTATKILYAAFDEIKNETGNDPVEVFQQAMENVMPVLEVKARRVGGSNYQVPIEVRPDRRTTLGLRWIVQYARLRGEHTMVERLAREIIDASNNTGASVKKREDTHRMAEANRAFAHYRW, translated from the coding sequence ATGCCACGTAAAGGACATGTACAAAAACGTGAAATTTTACCAGATCCAATGTACAACTCAAAGTTGGTTACTAGCTTAATTGATCACTTAATGATTGATGGTAAGCGCGGAACTGCTACTAAGATTTTATACGCTGCTTTTGATGAAATTAAGAACGAAACTGGTAATGATCCAGTTGAAGTATTCCAACAAGCAATGGAAAATGTTATGCCTGTCTTGGAAGTTAAGGCTCGTCGTGTTGGTGGTTCTAACTACCAAGTTCCGATTGAAGTTCGCCCAGACCGTCGTACTACATTAGGCCTTCGTTGGATTGTTCAATACGCACGTTTACGCGGTGAACACACAATGGTTGAACGTCTTGCACGTGAAATCATCGATGCTTCAAACAATACTGGAGCTTCAGTTAAAAAGCGTGAAGATACGCACCGTATGGCAGAAGCCAACCGTGCATTCGCACACTACCGCTGGTAA
- the rplB gene encoding 50S ribosomal protein L2 produces MGIRKYKATTNGRRNMNGYDFAEVTKTTPEKSLLAPLKHTAGRNSYGHITVRHRGGGTKRQYRIIDFKRIKDDVPATVKAIEYDPNRTANIALLVYADGTKSYIIAPKGLKVGMTVQSGPDADIKVGNALPLKNIPVGTVIHNIELKPGKGGQLARSAGASAQLLGKEEKYVLVRLSSGEVRMVLATCRATIGTVGNDEHALIIKGKAGRTRYAGQRPHVRGSVMNPNDHPHGGGEGKQPVGLPSPLSPWGKKTVGKKTRSHKARSNKFIVRGRKRGPHTR; encoded by the coding sequence GTGGGAATTCGTAAATATAAAGCAACCACTAACGGGCGCCGTAACATGAACGGTTACGACTTCGCTGAAGTCACGAAGACAACACCTGAAAAGTCATTATTGGCTCCGTTAAAGCACACTGCTGGTCGTAACAGCTATGGTCACATTACTGTTCGTCACCGTGGTGGTGGTACAAAGCGTCAATACCGTATTATTGACTTTAAGCGAATTAAAGATGATGTTCCAGCAACTGTTAAGGCAATTGAATACGATCCAAATCGTACCGCAAATATTGCTTTACTTGTTTACGCTGATGGTACTAAATCATACATCATCGCACCTAAGGGCTTAAAGGTTGGCATGACCGTTCAATCTGGTCCTGATGCTGATATCAAAGTTGGTAATGCTCTTCCTTTAAAGAACATTCCAGTTGGTACTGTCATTCACAACATTGAATTAAAACCAGGTAAGGGTGGTCAACTTGCTCGTTCTGCTGGTGCCTCAGCTCAATTACTTGGTAAGGAAGAAAAATACGTATTAGTACGTCTTTCTTCTGGTGAAGTTCGTATGGTCCTTGCTACTTGCCGTGCTACTATCGGTACTGTTGGTAATGATGAACACGCCTTGATTATTAAAGGTAAGGCTGGCCGTACTCGTTATGCTGGTCAACGTCCACACGTTCGTGGTTCTGTTATGAATCCTAACGATCACCCACATGGTGGTGGTGAAGGTAAGCAACCAGTTGGTTTACCATCTCCTCTTTCTCCATGGGGTAAGAAGACTGTTGGTAAGAAGACCCGTTCACACAAAGCTCGTTCAAACAAGTTCATTGTTCGTGGTCGGAAGCGCGGTCCACATACTCGTTAA
- the rpsL gene encoding 30S ribosomal protein S12 → MPTINQLVRKGRKSHKGKSKSPALGYVYNTFKKEEIKTPSPQKRGVATRVGTMTPKKPNSALRKYARVRLSNLIEVTAYIPGIGHNLQEHSVVLIRGGRVKDLPGVRYHIIRGTLDTAGVEGRMQSRSKYGAKKPKDKK, encoded by the coding sequence ATGCCAACCATTAACCAATTGGTACGTAAAGGCCGTAAGAGCCACAAGGGCAAGTCAAAGTCACCAGCTCTTGGTTATGTTTACAACACTTTCAAGAAAGAAGAAATTAAGACTCCATCACCACAAAAGCGTGGAGTTGCTACTCGTGTGGGTACTATGACTCCTAAGAAGCCTAACTCAGCTTTACGGAAGTACGCCCGTGTACGTCTTTCAAACTTAATCGAAGTTACTGCTTACATTCCTGGTATTGGACACAACCTCCAAGAACACTCAGTTGTTTTAATTCGTGGTGGTCGTGTTAAGGATTTACCTGGGGTTCGTTACCACATCATCCGTGGTACTCTAGATACTGCTGGTGTTGAAGGCCGTATGCAATCACGTTCTAAGTACGGTGCTAAGAAGCCTAAGGATAAGAAGTAA